In Longimicrobiaceae bacterium, one genomic interval encodes:
- a CDS encoding 1,4-dihydroxy-6-naphthoate synthase, giving the protein MQLTLGYSPCPNDTFIFDALVHGRVEVEGVRFRERLEDVETLNRLARESALDLTKISYGAIPYLLDDYVLLRSGGALGRRCGPLVVAREPMPVEALRGKRIAIPGRFTTANLLLRLFDPALAEGVELVYSDVMPAVARGEVDAGLIIHESRFTYPEHGLVCLQDLGEWWEGETGLPIPLGGILARRSLGTDTARRVEEGIRRSVEHAFAHPGDALPYMRAHAQEMEESVMRSHVELYVNRFSRDLGKEGERAVRTLFERGRAAGVLPAAERPLFVA; this is encoded by the coding sequence ATGCAGCTCACCCTCGGCTACTCCCCCTGCCCCAACGACACCTTCATCTTCGACGCCCTGGTGCACGGGCGCGTGGAGGTGGAGGGGGTCCGCTTCCGCGAGCGGCTGGAGGACGTGGAGACGCTGAACCGCCTCGCGCGGGAGTCGGCGCTCGACCTCACCAAGATCTCCTACGGCGCCATCCCGTACCTGCTGGACGACTACGTCCTGCTCCGGAGCGGGGGCGCCCTGGGGCGGAGGTGCGGGCCGCTCGTCGTCGCCCGCGAGCCCATGCCGGTGGAGGCGCTCCGGGGGAAGCGGATCGCCATCCCGGGCCGCTTCACCACGGCGAACCTACTGCTCCGCCTCTTCGACCCGGCGCTCGCGGAGGGCGTCGAGCTGGTGTACAGCGACGTGATGCCCGCGGTGGCGCGCGGGGAGGTGGACGCCGGGCTCATCATCCACGAATCGCGCTTCACCTACCCGGAGCACGGGCTGGTCTGCCTGCAGGACCTGGGGGAGTGGTGGGAGGGGGAGACGGGGCTCCCGATCCCGCTGGGGGGGATCCTCGCCCGGCGCAGCCTCGGGACGGACACGGCGCGGCGGGTGGAGGAGGGGATCCGCCGCTCGGTGGAGCACGCCTTCGCCCACCCCGGCGACGCGCTCCCCTACATGCGCGCCCACGCCCAGGAGATGGAGGAGAGCGTGATGCGCAGCCACGTGGAGCTGTACGTGAACCGCTTCTCCCGCGACCTCGGCAAAGAGGGGGAGCGCGCGGTCCGCACGCTGTTCGAGCGCGGACGCGCGGCGGGCGTGCTCCCCGCCGCGGAGCGGCCGCTCTTCGTGGCCTGA